TTTAGCCCGCAACTTTCTTCAAACAATTTGACCTGGGCGGTAACCGCCGGCTGGCTGACAAACAGCTGCTTTGCTGCCAGGCTGACATTCTGGCATTTAGCAACTTGATAAAATGCTCTGAGCTGGTTGAGATTGATCACGTTTGGATCCCGGCTTTAAAAGATTAGTACTTATGCCAAGTCATCACATGTTTGTTTCAACAATTTGCCAATTTGAATGTTCTGGGGACAAACTTTTTCGGCTTTAGAATAGTCGGCTCTAAAAATATTCGACCTCACATTTGCCGGAAGTTCACTAAATAATCTGAGGGCAGTATTGCTATCTCCGTAGCTGTTATAGTACATAGCCAAGCGCAGTATATCGCTAATGGGGACGTCATAATCGACGGCAGATTCGCAAATTTGCGAACAACCGGCGCAATAACCTGGAGCCGTGTATTGAGCATATTGCTGCAGGCGCTGCCGGTCCGCTCCGGACAGTGGATTTTTATTCAAAGCGGCATCGACATTGGCCTTCAAAATCGTCATATTGGACATCGCCGAGCAGATGCTGGCAATATTCGGATTTTCCCAGACGACTTTTAGCTTGGCCTGCTCCTCGGTATACCCTTTTTTTAAAAAATTTTGAGTCATCTTTAATGCATCGTCTGTTTCAGATCCAATGGACGCATAAAAATTAGCCGAAAATGCCGCCTGGGTTTTCATCGCAGTCAATCCGATTCCGGCTTCGACACAGGCGTCAACTGCTCTTTTCATCTTTTCTTGGACCATCAGCCGATAGTTGTAGCTCATCATAATGCCATCGATCCAGCCCAGCTTGGCAGCAACAAGCATGCTGTCTGCCATATTTTTATGGGTGCTAAAACCAAACAAACGGATTTTGCCCTGGGCTTTGACCTTTTCAGCCCAATCTTTAACCGCAGCGGTTAATTCTTTTTTTGCATTGCTGACATAGTGAATGAAGTACATATCAATGTAAGATGTGTGCATTCTTTCAAGGGAGATATTCAATTTTTCCGTTAATTTTTCCGGTTCTGAAGTGGCCGCTTTGGTTACCAGAAAAACTTTTTTGCGGTCATCCGGATACTTGGTAAAGTATTTACCAATCGCCTTTTCATTTTTCCCCCATCCATACGAATCAGCCGTATCCCAATAGGTCACACCCATTTTAAAGGCTTGCCGGAATACGAGCTGATCAGAAGGCTTTAAAACACCCCCTAAAGAAAGAATAGAGACATTAGCGCCGGTTTTGCCAAAGGGTCGCTCTGGCACCTTCATTTGTTCTGGCGCCTGGGATGTCGGGCTACCATGAGCTTTTGTTAGCATGTTAAAGGGTAGCAATGCTGCTCCAGCCCCAGCGACCCCGGCATGCTTGAGAAAATCTCGTCTTGAATGTGTACCCTTTTTATTGCGCATAATGGAATTCTCCTTTTACTTTAGGATATGGTTTCATGAGGAAGCCTTCAGAGCCGAATGAACAAGAATTTTCAAGCAGGTGTTTACAGAAGTTCGATTGTCGCCCCTCGATTCAGCCATAAAAAAAAGAACGCCTGCAGCACCATCCCGTGATTAATGTCTTTGTTCTCGATTTTTGCTCGGATTTCTTCAAGCGGTATGGTTATAATTTCGATGTCTTCACCAGCATCCAAATTCTGCGGTTGCGCTCTAACAGCATTTTCTGCCAGGTAGAACATACAGCGATTACTCAGTATAGCCGGCTGCGGATAGCATTCCCCAATCAGCCGGATACTGGATCCCCTAAATCCGGTTTCTTCAAGCAGCTCTCTTTGGGCGGATAATTCCGGAGACGTATCATCCGGATCCACCAGACCGCCCGGCAGTTCCAGATGTACCTGCTCGGTGCCGTGCCGGTACTGCCTCACCATGACGACCTCCTGCTGCGGCGTCACTGCCAGAATCAAGACCCAGTCTGAAAATTGGAGGGCCTGCACCTCGCTGATGTCGCCGGTGCGCGGTGAGCGCACCTGCTTTTTGAGCACAGAGAAAATTTTGTAATCTGCCACTCGTTCGCGCTTTAAAATCGCCCAGTCCTCAATCATTGGCCGGCTTCCCTTTCTCGTTCTTTAAGTTCTTGCTTAGCGATGCGAAAAGCGGTTTGGGTAAAAAACCAGCGGTTCAAATATTTGCGCAGGCGATTTATTCCCTCCGCAAAAGTCTCTTCAAAGCGCTGGTTGTCAATCTCAAAGCCTTTTTGGGAATAGCGGAATAGCTTGTCGGCATCTTTTACGATCTGGTCATTGAGCGACAGGGCATTTTTCCTGGAATCATGACCGTCGATGATCTCGAGAATCTCAGAAACTTTTTCCGTATCATATTGTACCTTTGCCAGGATATCAGCGGCGATCTCCACACCTGCTTCTTCATGTGTCCGGTTTAATTCCGGAGCGGTTGCCCTGGGGCCAAAAGCCCTCAAATGAAGGTCTTCCGGGATTTTTTTCCAGCCCACATCATGCAAAATGATGGCCGGGATGACAATGCTTTCCTCGCCGCCTTCTGAATTCAGCAATTCGTGAGCATACTGCAAAGAGATTTGGATGTGAACATCATTGCGTCGCGTGTTCAGATAGGGTTGCGCCAGCTGGTAAATTTGCTCGAAAACAGGTCGATTGATCATGGAGACTTCCGTATTTGAGAAATTTGTCTCTGCTCCTTTTTGCGCTGGGAAAGAATTTTAGCCATTAGCAGCCCGATTCCCATGGGGTGCAGGTCTTCTGATTTCAAGCCGACGAGGGTATCGACAAACGCTTTTGCGGGCGGTGATAGCACCTGGTCTTTCAGATAGGCAATGCTGACATCCAAATACACTTTGGGGCCTTTCAAAGGAACGGTGGCGAGTTGTTTCTGTTTCAGTTCTGCAGCCACGGCTTCTTTGACAACAAACGAAACCCCTTCACCCCGTTGCACCAGCTGTTTGATAAATTCTGTATTGCTGGTTTCCATTAGAATATTGGGTGTACATCCTTGGGCTTCAAATAATTCTTCGACCAGTTTGCGGGTTCCGGAGCCTTTTTCTTTCATAATGAAAGGGATGGTGACCAGATCCGCAAAAGATATGGCTTTTTTTTTGGTCAGCGGATGGTTGTGCGACAAGATAACCGCCATTTCTTCCTGACTGAACGGAAAAAAATGAACCTCCGGGTTATCTTCCGCTTTGGCGATAATGGCCACTTCAATTTTAAAATCAAGCAGGCTGTAAATCATATCAAGTGAGCTGCCTTCGTTCAGCTGAATTTTAATCTGGGGATAATTTTGATGAAAGGTGGTCACCATAAGGGGCATAAAATATCGCGCATAGGCTTTGGTGGTTCCCAGGCTGAGGACGCCCCTTTTGAGCTCGCGCATGTCATCGATGGTGGCCTCAATTTCTTTTTCATATTTGAAAATTTTGACCGCGTACTGGTAGAGCGAGCGACCTTCATCGGTCAGATAAATCTTGCGCCCTTTTTTTTTAAATAATTTCAGATTGCAAAATTCTTCAAACGACTTGATCTGGGCGGTAACTGCCGGCTGGGTAATAAACAGCTCGCCGGCGGCAGCAGTAAAATTCAGGTTTTTGGCCGCATAATAAAATACTCTGAACTGGTTAAAATTCAGCATGGATGTCTATTCGTTATTGGGTATTTGTTATGGGCTAAAGGCTCGGAAATCTGAAATTTGAATGATTGATTGTTCATCTGCATAAACCAAGTCCCTCATAAACATCTAACACTGATCCCCTTACACTAATTTTTTTTTATGGACAGATTTAACCCATAAGCAGAACTTATGCATAGCATAAATTTAATTGGTTTGACAGTTTTTTTTTATTGGTTCATAAAAAATGAATCATATTTAATTTCAGGCTTCTGTGCTCACGCCTCAACTGGTACAGCAACACATCCAAGTACAGTTCCTCCGACCGAAAGCCTTTAAAATTATTTCGAAATATTGTGTAAGCTCACCAAATAGCGTTTAACCCCACCATGAAAAGGAGGAAGAAAATGGCCGAACAACCTGGTAGATTCCCGGACCCTCACGAGTTTGAGGTCCCTTCTGAACTTGAAGGTTGGGAAGAAATGTATCCGACGCATCACCTTTTTTCCGATGACAGAGCGGAATGGGAAAAAGCGCAATTCTGGTATCAGGATAAAATTCATGCTCCAGAACCGGTGCCGCCACTGGACCTAATTTTTCAGGAAGCCTGGCAGATCGCCCTATCACAGTACACCACCCGCGTATTTTGTATCCCTCCGGCACAAGGAATCGCCCAGCGAATGATGGGGTGTTACATGTACATCTGCGCCATCGCGCCGCCCCCGGAGGAAATCATCGGTGAAAAAGCCGGGCATTTTGAAAAACGCGTTTTTTATGTATTCGAACATTATAACGAACTGTGGGACAAATGGCTGACCAAATTCAAAGCCCTCGGTGAAGAGATGGCGGCGGTTAAGGTCCCCGACGAATTGCCCAAATTTGTTCCCGATGAAGAAGTTCTACCGGCGCCCACCGGCGTGTACGATAGCTATTATTTGATTGAATCCTTTGACACGCTCGTCAACCAGATGTTCAAGGGCTGGCAGTATCATTTTGAAATGCTGAATCTGACCTATCTGGCTTACCTCATGTTTGCCGATGTTTCCCGTAAACTTTTCCCCGGAATCAGTGAAAGCGCCATCGGCAAGATGGTCGCCGGCGCTTATGTATCCATGTTTAGACCGGAAGAGGAGTTGGTCCGCCTCTCCAAACTGGCCAATTCCGCCAAAGATGTTTCCGCCATTCTCAAGAGCGACAAATCGGTGGATGACAAAATTGCCGAACTGCAGCAATCCGAGGATGGTAAAAAGTGGCTGGTCGAATATGAAAAATCCAGAGATCCCTGGTTCTATGTATCCTGCGGCAGCGGCTGGTTCCATTACGAGGGCAGTTGGCTGACCGATCCGGACATTCCCTATAGCTACATGAAGGATTATGTCCAACGGCTCGAAAAAGGCGAAACCATCGAGCGCTCTTTGGACGAGATCGAAAAGCAAAGAGATGAAATCGTGGCCGAATATCGCAAACTCATCAAGACCGATGAAGACCGCAAGGCCTTTGATGATGCCTACAACACGATTCGAACCATTTACCGCTATGCCGAAGACCATCTGTTCTGGGTCGAACACTGGTTTCACACCATCTGGTTTGACAAGATCAGAGGTTTTGGAAAGCTGTTGGTCAACTGCGGCATGCTGAATGAAGTCGATGACATATTCATGTTTAACCGCTATGAAATTCCGGAACTGCTGACCGAGGTGTCCACCGGCTGGGCGCTGGGTGTCGATATCCCCATGCGTGCAAATTATTATAAGTCCAAGGCCGAAAAGCGTCGAAAAATCCTTGAAGCTGCCGCTAAATGGAACCCAACCCCGGCATTGGGCGTTCCACCCGAAGAAGTGGCCGAACCCTTCACCATAATGTTGTGGGGTATCACCACCGACAAAGTCAAGGAATGGCTCAAGGGTGTTGACGCAACCGCAGGCGAAGATGTCTCCGAGATCAAGGGCTTCGCCTCCTCGGCCGGTATTGTCGAAGGCCCGGCCCGCGTGCTTAAGCTACTCAAAGACATTACGGATTTGCAGGCAGGTGAAGTGCTGGTCTGTCCGTCAACCAACCCATCCTGGGCACCGGTATTCACCAAAATCAAAGCCGCTGTGACCGATATCGGTGGGCTGACCAGCCATGCGGCCATTGTTTGCCGCGAATACGGCGTCCCGTCGGTGACCGGCACAGGCGTATCGACCCAGATCATTAAGACCGGCGATATTATCAAAGTGGATGGTGACAGCGGAGTGGTGGAGATCGTTAAAAGAGCCGGCTAAACGAGCAGCGAAAGGCAAGCGAGTAACAACATGAGGTGAAGCAGTTAACACCTTTCGCTTTCTACCCAAGCACATTCTGTCTGAATCCCCCTCCCTTCCAGGGCGGGGGATTCAAAAGGATGCACGTCGAAGGAATACAAAAATGGATTATATCCTGGATTTTGAAAGACTGGATAAAAATTCACTCCCCATTGTCGGCGGCAAAAATGCAAGCCTGGGGGAAATGATCAAAGCCGATATCCGGGTACCGCCAGGATTTGCCGTGACCACCGATAGCTATTTACAGTTTATAACCGATGCCGGCATAAAGGATAAAATCATTGAGATCGTTTCCGATTTGGATCCCGAAGACGTTGACGCGCTCAACAAGGCCAGTGCCCAGGTTCAGGAATTAATCAAACAGACAGCCATGCCCAAAGCGGTGGCCGAAGCAATTAAGGAAGCATATACACAACTGTGCAGCAAGTGCGCTGTTGATACCATTCCGGTGGCTGTGCGTTCAAGTGCCACCGCTGAAGATTTGCCCACTGCCAGTTTTGCCGGTCAGCAGGACACCTATCTCTGGATCCAGGGGGCAAAACAGGTGATTACCCATGTGCAAAATTGCTGGGCCAGTTTGTATACCCCGCGGGCCATTGCCTACCGGATTAAAAACGACTTCCCCCATGAAAAAGTGCTCATCAGTGTCGGTGTGCAAAAGATGGTCAACTCCAAAGCCGCCGGCGTGATGTTTACCATAAACCCCACCGATGGCGATATATCCAAAGTCGTCATCGAGGGCAGCTGGGGGCTGGGGGAAACCGTGGTATCCGGCTCGGTCAATCCGGATAAATTCGTGGTCGATAAAGTCATGCTCGAAATCAATGAGCGAACCATATCCACTAAGCATATTGAATGTGTCTATGATCTGGAGCAGGGCAAAGTCGTCGACGCGGATGTCGCTGAGGAAGTGCAATGCACCTGTTGTCTGGAAGACGATGAAATAAAGGCGCTTGTCCATGCCGCAAAAAATATCGAAGACCATTATGGGCGGCCCATGGACATCGAATGGGCGATTGATAAGGACACCAGCTTTCCTGATAACATGTTTATTGTCCAGGCCCGCCCGGAAACGGTCTGGAGCCAGCGCAAAACAGAATCGGTTATCGGCGGCAAGACCGGTCTGCAATTGCTCAAGGAACAGGCTATGAAACGCATTAAAATTCCTTAGCAAAGTCGTTTTATCCAAACCACCAGTTTTTTCTGAGTAAAACAAAAATGTCGTTCATTGAATGAAAAAGGGCAAATTTTATACAGCGTATACATCTCGACCGGTTAGGACTTGCCAGGACATCAGAGATTGAAAATAGAAATCCACATCATTTGCTAACACTTCAATGATTATTTTAATCAAACTTTAGAAAAGGAGGAAATGCTTTATGAGAGACATGAGAGATTTTGTTGCCAAAGGCGAAGAAACCGGTTTGTGTAAACGGATCACAGCCGAAGTCGACTGGAACCTGGAGCTGTCGCATATCGCCAAGCTTAACGAAGAAGCAAGCGGTCCGGCGCTTCTTTTTGAAAACGTCAAAGACTATGATACGCCGGTTATTACCAGTGTCTGCACCACAGTCGAGCGGCTGGCTTTGATTATGGATCTGCCGCTGGATTCTTCACTGGTGGATCTTTATGAAGAGTGGGCCAAGCTGGGTGAGAACCTGACACCACCGAAAGAAATAGATGGAGCAGGCGCGCCGTGTAAGGAAAACATTTTAACTGGCGAGCAGATCGACCTTTTTAAATTTCCGGTTCCGCAATGGTATCCGCTGGACGGCGGGCGTTATATCGGTACCGCTCACTATATCATCAGCAAAGACCCGGAAACCGGATGGGTCAATCTGGGAACCTACCGCAGCCAACTACTGGCAAAGGACAAAATCGGCACCCAGTTTATCAAAGGCAAACACGCCGACATCATGCTCAAAAAATACCAGGCCATGGGCAAACCCATGCCCGTCGCTTCCGTTATCGGGTGTGATCCCTTGCTGTTTATCCTGGGAGCGGCGCGGGTGTCTGCATTTGTATCCGAATACGACGTTTACGGGGCACTGCGAGGTGAAGCCCTCGAAGTCGTACAGGGCGAGACTGTCGATCTGCCGATACCGGCGCATGCCGAAATCGTGATCGAAGGTGAAGTGGATGCCGACCAGTTCATGGAAGAAGGTCCATTTGGCGAGTACACCGGTTATTATTCCGGTGTCGGCACCGACCCGCGTAATTTTATCGATGTCAAATGCGTCACCCACCGCAACAATCCCATTTTGTGGGGGACCACCGTAGGCCGTGCTGTTACCGATACCCATATGACCATGGCCCTCTCATACGGCGCAACCCTGTGGCAGCAGTTGCTGGATATGAAAATACCGGGTTTGAAAGGGGTTTACTGCCCACCGGAAGGCTCGGGACGATTTCTGGCCATCATATCCATGAAGCAGATGTATCCCGGACATGCCGATCAGGTTCTGACCGCCGCTATTTCTACCGAGATGGGCGCCTACGGCCTCAAAACGGTTATCGTGGTCGATGAAGATATCGATCCCTGGGATATACCGCGTGTCATGTATGCACTGAGTTTCCGATTCCAGCCCAACCGTTCACAGGTCATCAAGCGTGGTAGATCAACACCTCTGGATCCGTCATTGCCGATCGAGGCCAGGGAAATTACCGGCCGGCTCCTGCTCGATGCCACAATTCCCTATGATTGGAAGAAAAAACCCATTCCGATTGAGCTCGATCCGGAAATGGTAGAGAAGGTTAAGGGGCGCTGGTCAGAACTCGGCCTGTAGAAGATGTTTAAAAAAGGCATCTAATGCCCAAGGGCTGTGTTACAAACCGATTCAAAATGCTCGAATACTAACGTGTATACTCCACTTTTGAATCGGCTTGCGCCTTGCCCTTGGGCATGATCTGCTATTTTTTAAAACATCTTCACAAAAACTAAAACCATCAAAAATAGAAGCTAT
This is a stretch of genomic DNA from Desulfobacterales bacterium. It encodes these proteins:
- a CDS encoding aldo/keto reductase, which gives rise to MRNKKGTHSRRDFLKHAGVAGAGAALLPFNMLTKAHGSPTSQAPEQMKVPERPFGKTGANVSILSLGGVLKPSDQLVFRQAFKMGVTYWDTADSYGWGKNEKAIGKYFTKYPDDRKKVFLVTKAATSEPEKLTEKLNISLERMHTSYIDMYFIHYVSNAKKELTAAVKDWAEKVKAQGKIRLFGFSTHKNMADSMLVAAKLGWIDGIMMSYNYRLMVQEKMKRAVDACVEAGIGLTAMKTQAAFSANFYASIGSETDDALKMTQNFLKKGYTEEQAKLKVVWENPNIASICSAMSNMTILKANVDAALNKNPLSGADRQRLQQYAQYTAPGYCAGCSQICESAVDYDVPISDILRLAMYYNSYGDSNTALRLFSELPANVRSNIFRADYSKAEKVCPQNIQIGKLLKQTCDDLA
- a CDS encoding NUDIX hydrolase, which codes for MIEDWAILKRERVADYKIFSVLKKQVRSPRTGDISEVQALQFSDWVLILAVTPQQEVVMVRQYRHGTEQVHLELPGGLVDPDDTSPELSAQRELLEETGFRGSSIRLIGECYPQPAILSNRCMFYLAENAVRAQPQNLDAGEDIEIITIPLEEIRAKIENKDINHGMVLQAFFFLWLNRGATIELL
- a CDS encoding HD domain-containing protein, whose protein sequence is MINRPVFEQIYQLAQPYLNTRRNDVHIQISLQYAHELLNSEGGEESIVIPAIILHDVGWKKIPEDLHLRAFGPRATAPELNRTHEEAGVEIAADILAKVQYDTEKVSEILEIIDGHDSRKNALSLNDQIVKDADKLFRYSQKGFEIDNQRFEETFAEGINRLRKYLNRWFFTQTAFRIAKQELKEREREAGQ
- a CDS encoding LysR substrate-binding domain-containing protein, yielding MLNFNQFRVFYYAAKNLNFTAAAGELFITQPAVTAQIKSFEEFCNLKLFKKKGRKIYLTDEGRSLYQYAVKIFKYEKEIEATIDDMRELKRGVLSLGTTKAYARYFMPLMVTTFHQNYPQIKIQLNEGSSLDMIYSLLDFKIEVAIIAKAEDNPEVHFFPFSQEEMAVILSHNHPLTKKKAISFADLVTIPFIMKEKGSGTRKLVEELFEAQGCTPNILMETSNTEFIKQLVQRGEGVSFVVKEAVAAELKQKQLATVPLKGPKVYLDVSIAYLKDQVLSPPAKAFVDTLVGLKSEDLHPMGIGLLMAKILSQRKKEQRQISQIRKSP
- a CDS encoding PEP-utilizing enzyme, whose protein sequence is MAEQPGRFPDPHEFEVPSELEGWEEMYPTHHLFSDDRAEWEKAQFWYQDKIHAPEPVPPLDLIFQEAWQIALSQYTTRVFCIPPAQGIAQRMMGCYMYICAIAPPPEEIIGEKAGHFEKRVFYVFEHYNELWDKWLTKFKALGEEMAAVKVPDELPKFVPDEEVLPAPTGVYDSYYLIESFDTLVNQMFKGWQYHFEMLNLTYLAYLMFADVSRKLFPGISESAIGKMVAGAYVSMFRPEEELVRLSKLANSAKDVSAILKSDKSVDDKIAELQQSEDGKKWLVEYEKSRDPWFYVSCGSGWFHYEGSWLTDPDIPYSYMKDYVQRLEKGETIERSLDEIEKQRDEIVAEYRKLIKTDEDRKAFDDAYNTIRTIYRYAEDHLFWVEHWFHTIWFDKIRGFGKLLVNCGMLNEVDDIFMFNRYEIPELLTEVSTGWALGVDIPMRANYYKSKAEKRRKILEAAAKWNPTPALGVPPEEVAEPFTIMLWGITTDKVKEWLKGVDATAGEDVSEIKGFASSAGIVEGPARVLKLLKDITDLQAGEVLVCPSTNPSWAPVFTKIKAAVTDIGGLTSHAAIVCREYGVPSVTGTGVSTQIIKTGDIIKVDGDSGVVEIVKRAG
- a CDS encoding PEP/pyruvate-binding domain-containing protein — protein: MDYILDFERLDKNSLPIVGGKNASLGEMIKADIRVPPGFAVTTDSYLQFITDAGIKDKIIEIVSDLDPEDVDALNKASAQVQELIKQTAMPKAVAEAIKEAYTQLCSKCAVDTIPVAVRSSATAEDLPTASFAGQQDTYLWIQGAKQVITHVQNCWASLYTPRAIAYRIKNDFPHEKVLISVGVQKMVNSKAAGVMFTINPTDGDISKVVIEGSWGLGETVVSGSVNPDKFVVDKVMLEINERTISTKHIECVYDLEQGKVVDADVAEEVQCTCCLEDDEIKALVHAAKNIEDHYGRPMDIEWAIDKDTSFPDNMFIVQARPETVWSQRKTESVIGGKTGLQLLKEQAMKRIKIP
- the ppcB gene encoding phenylphosphate carboxylase subunit beta, giving the protein MRDMRDFVAKGEETGLCKRITAEVDWNLELSHIAKLNEEASGPALLFENVKDYDTPVITSVCTTVERLALIMDLPLDSSLVDLYEEWAKLGENLTPPKEIDGAGAPCKENILTGEQIDLFKFPVPQWYPLDGGRYIGTAHYIISKDPETGWVNLGTYRSQLLAKDKIGTQFIKGKHADIMLKKYQAMGKPMPVASVIGCDPLLFILGAARVSAFVSEYDVYGALRGEALEVVQGETVDLPIPAHAEIVIEGEVDADQFMEEGPFGEYTGYYSGVGTDPRNFIDVKCVTHRNNPILWGTTVGRAVTDTHMTMALSYGATLWQQLLDMKIPGLKGVYCPPEGSGRFLAIISMKQMYPGHADQVLTAAISTEMGAYGLKTVIVVDEDIDPWDIPRVMYALSFRFQPNRSQVIKRGRSTPLDPSLPIEAREITGRLLLDATIPYDWKKKPIPIELDPEMVEKVKGRWSELGL